The following coding sequences lie in one Lelliottia jeotgali genomic window:
- a CDS encoding Lipid-A-disaccharide synthase — MVDNRPLTIALVAGETSGDILGAGLIRALKARVPNARFVGVAGPLMQAEGCEAWYEMEELAVMGIVEVLGRLRRLLHIRADLTRRFTDLKPDVFVGIDAPDFNITLEGNLKKQGIKTIHYVSPSVWAWRQKRVFKIGRSTDLVLAFLPFEKAFYDRFNVPCRFIGHTMADAMPLDPDKNAARDVLGIPHDAHCLALLPGSRGAEVEMLSADFLKTAQILRKTYPDLEVVVPLVNAKRREQFERIKAEVAPDLHIHLLDGKGREAMVASDAALLASGTAALECMLAKCPMVVGYRMKPFTFWLAKRLVKTDYVSLPNLLAGRELVKELLQDECQPQALADALQPLLADGKTSHQMHDTFRELHQQIRCNADEQAADAVLELAK, encoded by the coding sequence ATGGTCGACAATCGTCCATTAACGATAGCCCTGGTCGCCGGAGAAACCTCCGGCGATATTCTTGGTGCAGGTCTAATCCGCGCACTCAAGGCTCGCGTACCTAACGCTCGCTTTGTCGGCGTTGCCGGTCCGCTGATGCAGGCCGAAGGCTGCGAAGCCTGGTACGAAATGGAAGAGCTGGCGGTGATGGGCATTGTGGAAGTGCTGGGCCGTTTGCGCCGTTTACTGCACATTCGCGCCGATCTTACCCGTCGTTTTACCGACCTCAAACCCGATGTGTTTGTCGGCATCGATGCCCCTGATTTCAATATCACCCTTGAAGGGAACCTGAAAAAGCAGGGTATCAAAACGATCCACTACGTCAGTCCGTCCGTGTGGGCGTGGCGACAGAAACGCGTTTTCAAAATAGGCAGATCGACCGATCTGGTGCTGGCATTCCTGCCTTTCGAAAAAGCGTTTTACGATAGATTCAATGTTCCGTGCCGCTTTATCGGTCACACTATGGCAGACGCCATGCCGCTTGATCCCGATAAAAATGCGGCGCGCGATGTTCTTGGCATCCCGCATGATGCCCACTGTCTGGCCCTGCTGCCAGGAAGTCGCGGTGCAGAAGTGGAAATGCTTAGCGCCGATTTCCTGAAAACGGCGCAAATCCTCCGGAAGACTTATCCCGATCTGGAAGTGGTTGTGCCGCTGGTGAATGCGAAACGCCGCGAGCAGTTCGAGCGCATCAAAGCCGAAGTGGCGCCAGACCTGCACATCCACCTGCTGGATGGCAAAGGCCGTGAGGCAATGGTCGCCAGCGATGCTGCGCTGCTTGCTTCGGGCACGGCGGCGCTGGAGTGTATGCTCGCCAAATGTCCGATGGTGGTGGGTTATCGCATGAAGCCGTTTACCTTCTGGCTGGCGAAACGCCTGGTGAAAACGGATTATGTGTCGTTGCCTAACCTGCTGGCCGGGCGCGAGCTGGTGAAAGAGTTATTGCAGGATGAGTGTCAGCCGCAGGCCTTAGCCGATGCGCTGCAGCCATTACTGGCAGATGGCAAAACCAGTCACCAGATGCATGATACTTTCCGCGAATTGCACCAGCAGATTCGCTGTAATGCCGATGAGCAAGCGGCTGATGCGGTGCTGGAGTTAGCAAAATGA
- a CDS encoding Ribonuclease HII, translating to MMEFIYPHTHLVAGVDEVGRGPLVGAVVTAAVILDPHRPIIGLNDSKKLSEKRRLALFDEIKEKALAWSLGRAEPEEIDTLNILHATMLAMQRAVAGLKITPEYVLIDGNRCPALPMPSLAVVKGDSRVPEISAASIIAKVTRDAEMAALDVTFPQYGFAQHKGYPTAFHLERLAEHGATEHHRRSFGPVKRALGLVS from the coding sequence ATGATGGAATTTATTTATCCGCACACGCATCTGGTGGCGGGTGTGGACGAAGTCGGGCGCGGTCCGCTGGTCGGCGCGGTGGTGACTGCTGCCGTCATCCTCGACCCTCATCGTCCGATTATCGGGCTTAATGACTCGAAAAAGCTTTCCGAAAAGCGCCGTCTGGCGCTGTTTGATGAGATCAAAGAAAAAGCATTAGCCTGGAGCTTAGGCCGCGCTGAGCCTGAAGAGATCGACACGCTAAATATTTTACATGCCACCATGCTGGCGATGCAGCGTGCTGTTGCTGGACTAAAAATTACTCCAGAATATGTACTGATTGACGGAAACCGTTGTCCTGCGCTACCTATGCCTTCACTGGCGGTGGTGAAGGGCGATAGCCGCGTGCCTGAAATCAGCGCGGCATCTATTATTGCTAAAGTCACGCGCGATGCTGAAATGGCCGCGCTGGACGTCACTTTTCCCCAGTATGGCTTTGCCCAGCACAAGGGGTATCCGACCGCTTTCCATCTGGAAAGACTGGCTGAACACGGCGCAACTGAACATCATCGACGCAGTTTTGGTCCGGTGAAACGCGCACTGGGACTGGTGTCCTGA